Proteins from a single region of Campylobacter concisus:
- the rplV gene encoding 50S ribosomal protein L22 gives MSRAIIKFVRLSPTKARLIAREVQGMNAELALASLQFMPNRGAKFIANAISSAVANGGFEPEEVVVTSCRVDAGPVLKRFRPRARGTASKIRKPTSHVMVEVSKPEKKEA, from the coding sequence ATGAGTAGAGCAATTATAAAATTCGTAAGACTTTCTCCTACAAAAGCAAGACTTATAGCAAGAGAAGTTCAAGGTATGAATGCCGAGCTAGCACTTGCAAGCTTGCAGTTTATGCCAAATCGTGGTGCTAAATTTATAGCAAACGCTATTAGCTCAGCAGTAGCAAATGGCGGATTTGAGCCAGAAGAGGTTGTAGTAACTAGTTGCCGCGTTGACGCTGGTCCTGTATTAAAGAGATTTAGACCAAGAGCAAGAGGAACAGCGAGCAAAATTCGCAAACCTACTTCTCATGTAATGGTAGAAGTATCTAAACCTGAAAAGAAGGAAGCATAA
- the rpsC gene encoding 30S ribosomal protein S3, whose translation MGQKVNPIGLRLGINRNWESRWFPTKQSLPENIGEDYKIRAFLKKKLYYAGISQILIERTAKKLRVTVVAARPGIIIGKKGQDVENLKNEVSKLIGKEVNVNIKEERKAQASAQLAAENVAMQLEKRVAFRRAMKKVIQGAQKSGAKGIKISVAGRLGGAEMARTEWYLEGRVPLHTLRAKIDYGVAEAHTTYGNIGIKVWIFKGEVLQKGVQPEKTEEEAPKKTRRARRGK comes from the coding sequence ATGGGACAAAAAGTAAATCCAATAGGTCTTAGACTAGGAATTAACCGCAACTGGGAATCTAGATGGTTTCCAACCAAACAAAGTCTTCCTGAAAACATCGGTGAAGATTACAAAATTCGTGCATTTTTAAAGAAAAAACTTTACTATGCAGGAATCAGCCAAATTCTAATCGAAAGAACGGCTAAAAAACTTCGTGTAACCGTAGTTGCAGCTCGTCCTGGTATCATCATCGGCAAAAAAGGTCAAGATGTTGAAAACCTAAAGAACGAAGTTAGCAAACTTATCGGTAAAGAAGTAAATGTAAATATCAAAGAAGAAAGAAAAGCTCAAGCTTCAGCTCAACTTGCTGCTGAAAACGTAGCTATGCAACTTGAAAAGCGTGTCGCATTTAGACGTGCTATGAAAAAAGTTATCCAAGGTGCTCAAAAATCAGGCGCTAAAGGTATCAAAATTTCAGTTGCCGGTCGTTTAGGTGGTGCTGAGATGGCAAGAACCGAGTGGTATCTAGAAGGTCGCGTTCCGCTTCATACTCTTAGAGCAAAGATAGATTATGGTGTAGCTGAGGCTCATACGACTTATGGAAACATAGGTATTAAAGTATGGATTTTTAAAGGTGAGGTTCTTCAAAAAGGTGTTCAGCCTGAGAAAACTGAAGAAGAAGCACCTAAGAAAACACGTAGAGCAAGAAGAGGTAAATAA
- the rpsS gene encoding 30S ribosomal protein S19 yields the protein MARSLKKGPFVDDHVMKKVIAAKNANDNKPIKTWSRRSTIVPEMIGLTFNVHNGKSFIPVYVTENHIGYKLGEFAPTRTFKGHKGSVQKKIGK from the coding sequence ATGGCAAGATCACTCAAAAAAGGTCCTTTCGTAGATGATCATGTAATGAAAAAAGTTATTGCCGCAAAAAATGCAAACGATAACAAACCAATCAAGACTTGGTCAAGACGTAGCACGATTGTACCTGAAATGATTGGACTAACATTTAACGTTCATAATGGCAAGAGCTTTATTCCTGTATATGTTACAGAAAATCATATAGGCTATAAACTTGGCGAATTTGCTCCAACACGCACATTTAAGGGTCACAAAGGCTCAGTGCAAAAGAAAATCGGCAAGTAA